In a single window of the Halobaculum lipolyticum genome:
- a CDS encoding thioredoxin family protein — translation MVRTDSDSDFARGDVVPDFELPGADGGTFALADVDTDAVLVVFTCNHCPYAKAKVDLLNRIAAEYDDCAVVGINPNDDAEYPEDSFETMVEYVESGEVAYDAYLRDETGEVAEAYGAVCTPDPFLLRNGGDGTFTLAYHGRLDDALDPDHEATNVYVTEAIDAVLAGEDVAIDPGPSRGCSIKWP, via the coding sequence ATGGTTCGGACGGACTCCGACTCCGACTTCGCACGCGGCGACGTCGTCCCCGACTTCGAACTGCCGGGCGCGGACGGCGGGACGTTCGCGCTCGCCGACGTCGACACCGACGCGGTGTTGGTCGTGTTCACCTGCAACCACTGCCCGTACGCGAAGGCGAAGGTCGACCTGCTCAACCGGATCGCCGCCGAGTACGACGACTGCGCGGTCGTCGGGATCAACCCTAACGACGACGCGGAGTACCCCGAGGACTCGTTCGAGACGATGGTGGAGTACGTCGAGTCCGGCGAGGTCGCCTACGACGCGTACCTCCGCGACGAGACCGGCGAGGTGGCCGAGGCGTACGGCGCCGTCTGCACGCCCGACCCGTTCCTCCTGCGCAACGGTGGCGACGGCACGTTCACGCTCGCGTACCACGGCCGCCTCGACGACGCGCTCGACCCCGACCACGAGGCGACGAACGTGTACGTCACCGAGGCCATCGACGCCGTGTTGGCGGGCGAGGACGTCGCCATCGACCCGGGTCCGAGCCGCGGCTGTTCGATCAAGTGGCCGTAA
- a CDS encoding RNA-binding protein, whose product MSSVPFHYVDLRAFCYATEDEKRVADALGTFLPDEFEVDRVVNTGHHGDRIVVFSARVERADDVRHVLSRLSALAEWDRVLAELDERVDDNNSLFLRLDKQAAFKGDVELGPGITFRAKVEAYPAKREKAVENARETFEELAEEASDAGGEAA is encoded by the coding sequence ATGAGTTCCGTTCCCTTCCACTACGTCGATCTGCGGGCCTTCTGCTACGCGACGGAGGACGAGAAGCGCGTCGCGGACGCGCTCGGGACGTTCCTCCCCGACGAGTTCGAGGTCGACCGCGTCGTCAACACCGGCCACCACGGCGACCGGATCGTCGTGTTCTCCGCGCGCGTCGAGCGCGCCGACGACGTCCGGCACGTCCTCTCGCGGCTCTCGGCGTTGGCCGAGTGGGACCGCGTGCTCGCGGAACTGGACGAGCGCGTCGACGACAACAACTCGCTGTTCCTCCGCCTCGACAAGCAGGCGGCGTTCAAAGGCGACGTCGAACTCGGTCCCGGGATCACGTTCCGCGCGAAGGTGGAGGCGTACCCCGCCAAACGCGAGAAAGCCGTCGAGAACGCCCGCGAGACGTTCGAGGAGTTGGCCGAGGAGGCGAGCGACGCCGGCGGCGAAGCCGCCTGA